In one window of Hyla sarda isolate aHylSar1 chromosome 1, aHylSar1.hap1, whole genome shotgun sequence DNA:
- the BORCS8 gene encoding BLOC-1-related complex subunit 8 isoform X1 — protein sequence MEEQEMQIKVKKVTDKFTESMYVLANEPSVALYRLQEHVRRSLPELAQHKADMQNWEEQSQGSVYTVEYACRRITTDAILWHVMTDIYFGYQACNCCLHFEKQPQGEEILQILLLKV from the exons atggaggagcaGGAGATGCAGATAAAGGTGAAGAAAG taACGGACAAGTTTACAGAGAGCATGTATGTCCTTGCCAATGAGCCTTCTGTGGCTTTGTATAGGCTTCAAGAACATGTCCGCAGGTCTCTTCCAGAACTGGCTCAGCACAAG GCAGATATGCAGAATTGGGAAGAGCAAAgtcaggggtctgtatatactgtGGAGTATGCATGCAG GCGTATAACGACAGATGCTATACTGTGGCATGTTATGACGGACATCTACTTTGGATACCAGGCGTGCAATTGTTGTCTACATTTTGAAAAGCAGCCTCAAGGAGAAGAAATACTGCAGatat tgcTGTTAAAAGTATGA
- the TMEM221 gene encoding transmembrane protein 221: MPSHYSHQSIIVLALFGILAAIMASLSVILIFQVQTATKQGELTAGLGPAAGRILLPASAVLAALCLALNTSCLLLCLLHSYFTAEVCREDPDSRRCEWFLLDNRSIRQSAVCLFCLGLSLYLAALSLYILILFEMETGIASSCILSMGSIFMIVTVAHTLHKASQITCQNHDQAASTLYENDSANDADLNDSTPSSDLHNDKEMTPVRPHPEIHREFSYPPFLQQQQLKPQTLSPLFNNAQRAVKQSESMCNSNRDERYNIPRMQRTLSVESGLTQPNTRPWNGGTQEMRTMVLRKPGVIGKDSTLV, encoded by the exons ATGCCTTCTCACTACAGCCACCAATCCATTATAGTCCTTGCTCTTTTCGGTATTTTGGCTGCCATCATGGCCTCTCTTTCGGTTATCTTAATCTTCCAAGTTCAAACTGCTACAAAACAAGGGGAGCTCACTGCTGGGTTAGGCCCTGCCGCTGGTAGGATCTTACTGCCAGCTTCTGCAGTACTGGCTGCCCTATGTCTTGCACTCAATACCAGTTGCCTATTGCTGTGCCTGCTCCATTCCTATTTCACTGCTGAGGTTTGTCGGGAGGACCCAGATTCCAGGAG GTGTGAATGGTTTCTGCTTGATAACCGGAGTATACGGCAATCCGCAGTCTGCCTGTTCTGTCTTGGACTTTCACTTTACTTGGCAG CTCTTTCACTCTACATACTAATCCTGTTTGAAATGGAAACAGGAATAGCCAGCTCCTGTATTCTCAGCATGGGTTCTATTTTTATGATAGTAACAGTGGCTCATACACTACATAAAGCTTCACAGATCACCTGCCAGAACCACGACCAGGCAGCAAGTACACTCTATGAAAATGATTCAGCCAACGACGCAGACCTTAATGATTCTACCCCTTCTTCTGACCTCCATAATGATAAAGAAATGACACCAGTACGGCCACATCCGGAGATCCACCGTGAATTCTCCTACCCGCCATTTCTTCAGCAGCAACAACTGAAACCCCAAACTCTTTCTCCACTTTTCAACAATGCACAGCGGGCTGTGAAACAGAGTGAGAGCATGTGCAACAGCAACAGGGACGAGCGCTATAACATTCCTAGAATGCAGCGAACACTTTCTGTTGAATCTGGACTCACACAACCAAACACCAGACCCTGGAATGGTGGAACACAAGAGATGAGAACAATGGTACTAAGAAAACCAGGAGTGATCGGGAAGGACTCCACATTAGTATGA
- the BORCS8 gene encoding BLOC-1-related complex subunit 8 isoform X2 — translation MVPYLTDKFTESMYVLANEPSVALYRLQEHVRRSLPELAQHKADMQNWEEQSQGSVYTVEYACRRITTDAILWHVMTDIYFGYQACNCCLHFEKQPQGEEILQILLLKV, via the exons ATGGTGCCCTATT taACGGACAAGTTTACAGAGAGCATGTATGTCCTTGCCAATGAGCCTTCTGTGGCTTTGTATAGGCTTCAAGAACATGTCCGCAGGTCTCTTCCAGAACTGGCTCAGCACAAG GCAGATATGCAGAATTGGGAAGAGCAAAgtcaggggtctgtatatactgtGGAGTATGCATGCAG GCGTATAACGACAGATGCTATACTGTGGCATGTTATGACGGACATCTACTTTGGATACCAGGCGTGCAATTGTTGTCTACATTTTGAAAAGCAGCCTCAAGGAGAAGAAATACTGCAGatat tgcTGTTAAAAGTATGA
- the BORCS8 gene encoding BLOC-1-related complex subunit 8 isoform X3 produces MEEQEMQIKVKKVTDKFTESMYVLANEPSVALYRLQEHVRRSLPELAQHKADMQNWEEQSQGSVYTVEYACSAVKSMTFSSVHFKSIDGLLKQAINLKHQLNTIQSRR; encoded by the exons atggaggagcaGGAGATGCAGATAAAGGTGAAGAAAG taACGGACAAGTTTACAGAGAGCATGTATGTCCTTGCCAATGAGCCTTCTGTGGCTTTGTATAGGCTTCAAGAACATGTCCGCAGGTCTCTTCCAGAACTGGCTCAGCACAAG GCAGATATGCAGAATTGGGAAGAGCAAAgtcaggggtctgtatatactgtGGAGTATGCATGCAG tgcTGTTAAAAGTATGACTTTCAGCAGTGTGCACTTCAAGAGCATTGATGGCCTACTAAAACAAGCTATCAATCTAAAGCATCAGCTGAATACTATTCAGAGCCGCAGGTAG